The following are encoded in a window of Fusarium oxysporum f. sp. lycopersici 4287 chromosome 5, whole genome shotgun sequence genomic DNA:
- a CDS encoding 3-hydroxy acyl-CoA dehydratase, which yields MASNTAAAKATPETGFSSKQGLSDLLQLHLSCAMVRCARAAPPCLSVPMDLSTSIPILAQYTKWTQTLAGLEVLHSLLGVVRAPLMTTLMQVASRFLLVWAIVDVFPFLALSPFYSSMLIAWSVTEIIRYSFFALSLSGYQPKFLTWLRYNTFFVLYPIGIFSECTLIWFATEPAGHINELYKWALYAILAIYVPGSYVLYTYMMSQRRKVMRNLKAQGQKAQ from the exons ATGGCCTCCAATACTGCGGCCGCAAAAGCGACCCCTGAAACAGGCTTCAGCAGCAAACAAGGCCTATCTGATCTTCTACAACTTCATCTCAGCTGTGCTATGGTCCGTTGTGCTCGGGCCGCACCGCCATGCTTGTCAGTGCCTATGGACCTGAGTACGTCTATCCCAATACTGGCCCAATATACAAAATGGACACAGACTTTGGCTGGGTTGGAGGTGCTGCATTCGCTGCTCG GCGTCGTTCGCGCTCCCCTTATGACCACTCTTATGCAGGTCGCCTCACGTTTCCTGCTCGTCTGGGCCATCGTCGACGTCTTCCCCTTCCTGGCCCTCTCGCCCTTTTATTCGTCCATGCTCATCGCTTGGTCCGTCACCGAGATAATCCGCTATTCCTTCTTCGCTCTCTCGCTGTCCGGCTACCAGCCCAAGTTTCTTACTTGGTTGCGTTACAACACTTTCTTTGTGCTCTACCCCATTGGAATCTTCAGCGAGTGCACCCTCATCTGGTTCGCTACCGAGCCTGCGGGCCACATTAACGAACTCTATAAGTGGGCACTTTACGCCATCTTGGCTATCTATGTTCCTG GATCTTATGTCTTGTATACATATATGATGAGCCAGAGGCGCAAGGTCATGCGAAATCTGAAAGCTCAGGGTCAGAAGGCTCAATAA
- a CDS encoding transcription factor STE12 (At least one base has a quality score < 10), with protein sequence MYPQHSTMAPQKPETFMLSTEAQQALPHDAQVALQQVDNLKYFLISAPVDWQPDQYIRRFLLPTGEYVSCILWNNLFHISGTDIVRCLSFRFQAFGRPVKNSKKFEEGIFSDLRNLKSGTDASLEEPKSAFLDFLYKNNCIRTQKKQKVFYWYSVPHDRLFLDALERDLKREKMGQEATTVAVSEPALSFQYDSSQSLYEQLTKAQQANSSSFSAQQSAFSQSQSTSPVMRAMDSMPPPPTMMPQSMPPLAEGMDAMVPYGTMAVPHPMAQAVPVKREPDFTRVQYNHNGVPITQGHQRHASMPAYGLEYSPAPSFVSSQYEDYSNRGISFEPITPPQQALGISAEPAYIANEETGLYSAIPDHMASMNGLNGMVQLPPSNLAGPQFSRPYGTNNVYSVIEGSPTYKQRRRRSSIPQSMSAITTPAATAQAASHTHTHRPSELRRSISASVGPVAEGDESADNSPPGLSYSTSTVSVNTQHHQNMSRHGTPLSTVEGSPAAHSMGMHQQEFPHLAREEFSGDVNDQRRSVPAPNGAVRRARSATVMEVGPYPQKSHSCPIPTCGRLFKRLEHLKRHVRTHTQERPYICPHCSKAFSRSDNLAQHKRTHGREDGGDGSLNLSGEEDEDFSGDDHLGSLEEASPHSDSAYVTGSLNAAAHGSTPPSSMAPTQSYNSLETLSMPMTMSQPAAINASGMM encoded by the exons ATGTATCCGCAACACTCCACAATGGCGCCTCAGAAGCCCGAAACCTTCATGTTGAGTACTGAGGCTCAGCAAGCTCTGCCTCATGATGCCCAAGTTGCCCTGCAGCAAGTTGACAACT TGAAGTACTTCCTCATCTCAGCCCCTGTCGACTGGCAGCCCGATCAGTACATTCGCCGATTCTTGTTGCCAACTGGCGAATATGTCTCTTGCATTCTCTG GAACAATCTTTTTCACATTTCTGGTACAGATATCGTGAGATGCCTGTCGTTCCGATTCCAGGCTTTTGGCCGTCCTGTCAAAAACTCCAAGAAGTTTGAGGAGGGCATCTTCTCCGACTTGCGAAATCTCAAGTCTGGAACCGACGCTTCTCTGGAGGAGCCAAAGAGCGCCTTCCTCGACTTTCTCTACAAGAACAACTGCATCCGAAcacaaaagaagcaaaaggtCTTTTACTGGTACAGTGTCCCACACGACCGTCTGTTTCTTGACGCGCTGGAACGCGATCTTAAGCGTGAGAAGATGGGCCAGGAAGCCACCACCGTTGCTGTCAGCGAACCGGCTCTGTCTTTTCAATACGACTCGTCTCAGTCGCTCTATGAGCAACTGACTAAGGCGCAGCAAGccaactcctcctctttcAGCGCCCAGCAGTCTGCTTTCTCTCAGAGCCAGTCCACCTCCCCAGTTATGCGTGCGATGGACTCGATGCCTCCTCCCCCGACAATGATGCCACAGTCCATGCCCCCTTTGGCGGAGGGGATGGACGCAATGGTACCTTATGGCACGATGGCGGTGCCTCACCCAATGGCCCAAGCCGTCCCTGTCAAGAGGGAACCTGATTTCACCCGTGTTCAGTACAACCACAATGGTGTCCCAATCACTCAAGGGCACCAGCGCCATGCTTCAATGCCTGCTTATGGTCTCGAGTATTCGCCAGCCCCTTCATTCGTCTCCTCTCAGTACGAGGATTACAGCAACCGAGGAATATCCTTTGAACCCATTACGCCCCCTCAACAGGCTTTGGGTATCTCAGCTGAGCCCGCGTATATCGCCAATGAGGAGACAGGCTTGTACTCGGCCATTCCTGACCATATGGCTAGCATGAACGGTCTTAACGGCATGGTTCAACTGCCACCTTCCAACTTGGCGGGCCCTCAGTTCTCTCGTCCCTATGGTACAAACAACGTCTACTCTGTGATCGAAGGTTCACCGACATATAAGCagagaagacggcgttcaTCCATTCCTCAATCTATGTCGGCAATTACGACCCCAGCTGCTACTGCCCAAGCAGCCTCACACACACACACTCACCGGCCTTCTGAGCTTCGCCGATCAATTTCTGCCTCAGTTGGCCCCGTAGCTGAAGGTGATGAATCAGCAGACAACTCGCCTCCCGGTCTCTCCTACAGCACCTCCACGGTTTCTGTTAACACCCAACACCACCAGAATATGTCAAGGCATGGAACCCCGCTGTCGACTGTGGAAGGAAGCCCTGCTGCCCACTCAATGGGCATGCACCAGCAAGAGTTTCCTCACCTTGCTAGAGAGGAATTTTCTGGTGATGTCAATGATCAGCGCCGCTCTGTTCCTGCTCCCAACGGCGCTGTCAGACGTGCTCGCTCCGCGACCGTCATGGAAGTTGGTCCATATCCTCAGAAGTCACACTCTTGCCCCATTCCCACCTGTGGCCGTCTTTTCAAGCGTTTGGAACATCTCAAGCG ACATGTGCGAACACATACACAAGAGAGACCTTACATCTGTCCCCACTGCAGTAAAGCATTCTCAAGATCTGATAACCTGGCGCA ACACAAGCGTACCCATGGCCGTGAAGATGGCGGAGATGGTTCCTTGAACCTGTcaggcgaggaagatgaggactTCTCTGGTGATGACCACCTTGGCTCACTCGAAGAAGCCTCACCACACTCTGATAGCGCCTATGTGACCGGCTCCCTGAACGCTGCTGCCCATGGCTCAACCCCACCCTCAAGTATGGCACCCACACAATCATATAATAGTCTCGAGACTCTGAGCATGCCCATGACAATGAGCCAACCGGCTGCTATCAACGCCAGCGGTATGATGTAA
- a CDS encoding SWR1-complex protein 5 translates to MPPDSLLDEDESYVSSEDSDFALDDSPDQTSDHSDLEDHSDKTANKRSRPQDEADAGYDNSGDEAIIKRGEKRRKKTQAKGVREHDEGEGGLIKTRRQRAAEKEERQYATNNEPVTIDVDALWAQMISKPPTPESKDDRPNDADTSTNFIDKPNDSAKKTSNSTISDQSSTMIRIKRTYNFAGRIHIEEKLVPRDSAEAKLYLASQDQEAPKDSPEKRVTRKAFRSAFEPQVDLLPHRADLNLGMAARIKAGKEAQAKKLNVVEKSRMDWAGYVDKEGIKDELELAGKSKDSYMAREDFLAKSEALREEDSRRARLAGKA, encoded by the exons ATGCCTCCAGATTCTCTATTGGACGAAGATGAATCATACGTATCCTCGGAAGACTCAGACTTCGCTCTGGATGATTCGCCCGACCAGACTTCCGATCACTCTGACTTAGAAGATCACAGCGACAAAACAGCCAACAAACGAAGTCGCCCACAAGATGAAGCCGATGCAGGATATGACAACTCAGGTGATGAGGCGATCATAAAAAGGGGCGAAAAGCGTCGTAAGAAAACGCAAGCAAAAGGCGTGCGTGAACACGACGAGGGTGAGGGCGGTCTGATCAAGACTCGTAGACAGCGTGCCGCTGA GAAAGAAGAGCGTCAATATGCGACAAACAACGAGCCAGTCACTATCGATGTTGATGCGCTATGGGCGCAAATGATATCCAAACCACCAACTCCAGAAAGCAAGGACGACCGACCCAACGACGCGGATACAAGTACCAACTTCATTGACAAGCCTAACGACTCAGCTAAAAAAACATCGAATTCAACCATATCCGACCAGTCATCAACAATGATTCGCATCAAACGCACGTATAACTTTGCTGGTCGAATTCACATAGAGGAAAAGCTGGTTCCGCGTGACTCAGCCGAAGCAAAGCTTTATCTTGCCTCACAAGATCAAGAGGCGCCCAAGGATAGCCCTGAAAAGCGCGTTACCAGAAAGGCGTTCCGATCAGCTTTCGAGCCTCAGGTAGATCTTCTTCCCCATCGGGCAGATCTGAATCTTGGAATGGCCGCCCggatcaaggctggcaaAGAAGCACAAGCCAAGAAACTAAATGTTGTCGAGAAGAGTCGTATGGACTGGGCTGGTTACGTGGACAAGGAGGGCATaaaggatgagcttgagttGGCTGGCAAGTCCAAAGATTCATACATGGCCCGAGAAGACTTCTTAGCAAAGAGCGAGGCGCTAAGAGAAGAGGACTcgagaagggcaaggctcGCTGGAAAAGCTTGA
- a CDS encoding ATP-dependent RNA helicase DBP8: protein MVPPADPERATAASDEELLSGAASSSDESDYLDSATSRKRRRTAEVPQTGGDEVKDEDEEDNELKRVLSTIKVPSRIKRAAQVDQREAQTKPLIAPKNSIQAPTDPNTTFSSLNVRPWLVQSLANMAIKRPTGIQKGCIPEILKGRDCIGGSRTGSGKTVAFAVPILQKWSEDPTAIFAIVLTPTRELALQIFEQFKAISSPQSLKAILVTGGSDMRTQAIEIGKRPHVIIATPGRLADHIRTSGEDTICGLRRVRYVVLDEADRLLNANGPGSMLPDVEECLSVLPPATERQTLLFTATITPEVRALKDMPIKPGKQPVFVCEVDTQTLAIPTTLKQMYIKTPVTHKEHYLHVFLLTEANVDKTVILFCNRTSTADYLHHLLRMLDHRVTSLHSKLPQRQRIDNLARFRASAARILVATDVAARGLDIPEVSLVINYDLPRDPDDYIHRVGRTARAGRKGEAVSFVGQRDVELALTIEKRVGRDMESWEEEGVNLETRVIRDALKIVSEKKREALLEVEEGREVGGKRKRTKQKLRVE from the coding sequence AGACTGGAGGTGACGAGGTCAaagacgaggacgaggaagacaatGAGCTGAAGAGAGTTCTTTCTACAATCAAGGTCCCATCTCGAATCAAGCGAGCCGCTCAAGTCGACCAGAGGGAGGCTCAGACTAAACCTTTGATCGCACCCAAGAACTCGATCCAGGCTCCTACCGACCCAAATACCACCTTTTCTTCCCTCAACGTGCGACCATGGCTGGTACAGTCACTGGCAAATATGGCTATTAAACGGCCGACGGGTATTCAAAAGGGCTGTATTCCCGAGATCTTGAAAGGCAGGGATTGTATCGGTGGTAGTCGAACAGGTTCTGGTAAAACAGTAGCGTTCGCTGTGCCTATCCTGCAGAAATGGTCAGAGGATCCTACTGCCATCTTTGCTATCGTCTTAACGCCAACAAGAGAACTAGCACTGCAGATTTTTGAGCAGTTCAAGGCcatctcttctcctcagaGCCTCAAGGCGATCTTGGTGACAGGAGGCTCAGATATGCGCACACAGGCCATTGAGATCGGCAAGCGGCCACATGTGATAATTGCAACACCTGGTCGTCTCGCGGATCATATTCGAACTTCCGGAGAGGACACCATTTGTGGATTGAGGAGAGTTCGATACgtggttcttgatgaagctgatcGCCTTCTCAACGCCAATGGGCCTGGCAGTATGCTTCCTGACGTGGAAGAATGCCTCTCTGTTCTTCCCCCAGCTACTGAGAGACAGACGCTTCTGTTTACTGCTACTATTACTCCAGAAGTTCGAGCTCTCAAGGACATGCCAATCAAGCCTGGAAAGCAACCAGTATTCGTGTGTGAGGTTGACACGCAGACATTGGCTATTCCTACGACGCTGAAACAGATGTATATCAAGACGCCCGTCACTCATAAGGAGCACTACCTCCACGTCTTTTTGCTCACCGAAGCCAATGTCGACAAAACTGTCATCCTGTTCTGCAACCGAACCTCGACCGCCGACTACcttcaccatcttcttcgaaTGCTTGATCATCGAGTCACTTCTCTACACTCTAAACTTCCCCAACGACAGCGAATCGACAACTTGGCTCGTTTCCGCGCTTCAGCGGCCCGTATCCTTGTAGCAACCGATGTTGCCGCTCGTGGTTTGGATATTCCTGAAGTCAGCCTTGTTATCAACTACGATCTCCCACGCGACCCTGATGACTACATCCATCGAGTCGGTCGTACAGCCCGTGCGGGTCGCAAAGGTGAGGCGGTCAGCTTTGTGGGCCAGCGTGACGTGGAACTGGCCCTTACAATCGAAAAGCGTGTCGGCCGTGATATGGAATCttgggaggaagagggcgTCAATCTCGAGACTCGCGTGATTCGCGATGCCCTCAAGATCGTGTCAGAGAAGAAACGCGAGGCTTTATTGGAGGTAGAGGAAGGGAGGGAAGTCGGTGGCAAGCGAAAGCGCACGAAGCAAAAGTTGCGAGTGGAATAA